One window of Acropora palmata chromosome 1, jaAcrPala1.3, whole genome shotgun sequence genomic DNA carries:
- the LOC141890020 gene encoding uncharacterized protein LOC141890020, whose amino-acid sequence MLRELQLSDTVPPWYSPAVPKPTYESPEAQAYWDIPVFAVSEQVKQNRVDARFIDHEKKKVLVVEMSCPWTENREKKQEEKTIKYGPLRWELKQQFPGYDIRQYNIIIDVLGGWSTEVDEAMRELFGARGGEILLRMQRAVISHTLNIARTLKVMS is encoded by the coding sequence ATGCTAAGAGAGCTTCAACTCTCTGATACAGTGCCACCGTGGTATTCTCCGGCCGTCCCAAAACCCACCTACGAGTCACCAGAGGCCCAAGCATATTGGGATATACCAGTCTTTGCAGTAAGTGAGCAAGTAAAGCAGAACAGAGTGGATGCGAGATTTATAGatcatgagaagaagaaagtgctGGTGGTAGAAATGAGCTGCCCATGGACGgagaacagagaaaagaagcAAGAAGAGAAGACCATCAAGTATGGCCCCCTCCGCTGGGAACTCAAACAGCAGTTCCCAGGATATGACATCCGGcagtataacatcatcatcgaTGTCTTAGGAGGGTGGTCCACTGAGGTAGACGAGGCTATGAGGGAACTGTTTGGGGCTCGAGGAGGGGAGATTCTACTCCGGATGCAGAGAGCCGTCATCTCGCACACCCTAAACATTGCCCGCACACTGAAAGTGATGTCTTGA
- the LOC141885849 gene encoding uncharacterized protein LOC141885849, which yields MKQLSKTYVAFLFILLATLSSVSEVSYGYIPRYASRGSAPLWAYRSYSDPSTRVCKDTRSDCEAIVGSFPSNFVCETYRGQCDRWCGFCSQIGALQRCSDVFPVSRCLFALKTLQCRRNENIGRCRKTCCDCDDNHRNCV from the exons ATGAAACAATTGTCAAAAACTTACGTcgcatttcttttcattttactgGCAACACTCTCCAGTGTGAGCGAAGTTTCTTACGGCTACATTCCAAGGT ATGCAAGTCGCGGAAGTGCGCCTCTCTGGGCTTATCGCTCTTACTCGGACCCATCAACTCGAG TTTGTAAGGACACAAGGAGCGATTGTGAAGCTATTGTCGGCTCGTTTCCGTCTAACTTCGTTTGTGAAACCTACAGGGGGCAATGCGACCGGTGGTGCGGATTTTGCTCGC aaatCGGAGCGCTACAGCGCTGCAGCGATGTGTTTCCTGTTTCTCGGtgtctttttgcactgaaaacATTACAGTGCCGGAGGAACGAGAACATAGGAAGGTGCAGAAAGACTTGTTGTGACTGCGATGACAATCA CCGAAACTGCGTTTAG